Genomic window (Acidobacteriota bacterium):
GCGGAGTTAATTGATTACTTCTTGAAGCAACGTGGCAAGAAATAGTTAATTCCTGGAAAAATAAACCGAATCCTTCAATTGCTGCGACAAGCTAAATTCGGGTTGGGATACTCTCAGCCCGCATTTAGCTGGCGTGTTGCATCGAGAATTGCAGACAAAAATTGTTGCAATTAGAAGTAGAGAGATAAGGAGAACGTATTATGGGCATGAGTTCTGGCGGCGGTGGTGGCCTTCAATCAGAGATCAATGTCACACCGATGGTAGATATTATGCTTGTCTTGTTGATCATTTTTATGGTCGTTACCCCTTTATTGCAGTCTGGTGTGACTGTTGTGTTGCCCAGAGGGAAAAGCCCAGATGAGGATGGTAACATTACCAAAGACAGTGCAGTGGTTGTATCAATACCGAGTGATGGTATTTACTATTTAGGTCGTGATCAGGTCAGAAAAGAAAATCTGGTCGAAAAGATTACTAACAGATTTAATGGCATGAAACCTGGTGACGAGAAAATTGTTTACATCAAGGCAAGCAATTTTGTTCAATATGGGGACGTTGTTTACTTGATTAACATGATTCGCGAGGCAGGATTTGAAAAGATTGGCCTTGTTTCAGAAAAGAAGAAGGCTAACGAAGAATAGGCTTGAACTTTGATTTTTAGTAAGGAGAATTGCAATGGAACCGACTGAGGGCGGGCACGGTAAAAGTAATGATGCCGTTCCTTACATAAACGTAACACCGCTAATTGACGTTTTGCTGGTGTTGCTGATTATCTTCATGGTCATCAGCCCCCAAAAGCCGCACCGTTTTGAAGCGAAGATACCGGAGAAACCGCCTGAAAATCAGCCGGATGTCCCTCCTGATCCGTTAAGCTTGTTGGTCACTGTTCCACAGCAGGGTATAAGTGGATATAAGTTGAATACTGAAGAGTTAAAAGACCTCAATGCCTTGCAGGATCGCCTTTTCAGTGCGCTTAATGGTCGTCCACAAGATCGTAAAGCTGTGTTTATCAAAGCACCGTCTTCGACTCGTTATGGTGAGGTCGTGAAGGTCATTGATGTTGTCAAACAGGCAGGTGGGCAACCTATCGGATTACAAATAGAAGGACTTGACCAATAGGCCCTGTAATACGGCTTGTTTACGGTAACAGTCAGGCTAATTGTAAAGAGAATTGTTTGAAATCTGGTATGACTTCTACAATGCTGAGAATTGACCTGCTTGGTTGATTTTCGCAATTGCGATTTGGAAGGTAAAATTTTTTGCAGGGAGAATTCCTAAACATCATGAGAGTTTCCCGT
Coding sequences:
- a CDS encoding biopolymer transporter ExbD — encoded protein: MGMSSGGGGGLQSEINVTPMVDIMLVLLIIFMVVTPLLQSGVTVVLPRGKSPDEDGNITKDSAVVVSIPSDGIYYLGRDQVRKENLVEKITNRFNGMKPGDEKIVYIKASNFVQYGDVVYLINMIREAGFEKIGLVSEKKKANEE
- a CDS encoding biopolymer transporter ExbD, whose product is MEPTEGGHGKSNDAVPYINVTPLIDVLLVLLIIFMVISPQKPHRFEAKIPEKPPENQPDVPPDPLSLLVTVPQQGISGYKLNTEELKDLNALQDRLFSALNGRPQDRKAVFIKAPSSTRYGEVVKVIDVVKQAGGQPIGLQIEGLDQ